The DNA segment ATTttcggtgtgtgtgagagagtgagtgagcgagcgagcgagtgcgcgcgcgcgcgcgcgtgtgtgtaaagCTCCATGTTCTCTTCATTCAGCGCGTCTTGACTCGGGGATGCAGTCCGGAGGCTGCGCCCGGTGCTGCGTCTCGGCTGGACGGCAGGATGCTCCTGTGAGCTCCGAGGggaaaacacacatctgtcctgCTTCACCTGGATGCTGACGGAAACTAGGCCGCTacttgcttgtttttgttttttattccttattttctttttaccatTTTGCCCCAAATTTACAGCAGAGCGACTCGAATCAATAGGTTGAGTTTTTTAATtcgaattaaattttttttatatacaaacgCGAATGTATTTTAACAACATTAGCCGAGTTAGCTGGCTGTCCGTGCTGATTCTAACTAGCTTGCGAAAGCTAAACagtaaatatagattttttaaacacaatttgaCCAGTAACACGGTGGAAATTTAACGCGTTTAGAAGTAGCTAACTGCTAGCTAGCTGCTAACGGTAACGGCTAGTTAACGGTAACGGCTAGCTAACGGTTCTTTGACTGTCaaatgttactataaacagCTAATTAGTATAAAACACGCTTGTTTTCATGactgatgtttatttatatctcGAATTTGACCTAACCGGATATCTAGCTAAGTTGTAAGTTCTAAATATCCCTGATAAACCTAAATATAACACtgaatatatgtattatttagtattcATGGAGGACAGGAAGCAGTATCGACTGGATTTCCAGTAGAATGAATGGTACTGATGGAGTTTGGCGTTTCAATCAGATCCTGAGGAAGGAAGAGGGATTTATTTGTAAGGTTGCCAACAGCTTTTAATGCTGCAAACCATTTTTCAGACACATTCCACTGCACAGGCGAATAGGAGGAAAAAATTGGACTTGATACCGGTTTCATTGGATTGAACTAAAAATGGCTCAGGAGGTGTTTCCTTTGCATTATCTGGTCTGGAACAATCGGTACTTGGAACTCGACAAAGAGCTGAAGAAAAAACAGGTAAATCAATGCAGAGGTGAGTAATGTGCATTGTGTTTCAGGTTGGGTTTCGCTAAAAATGGATCAACTCATTTCTCGTTTCATCTCCATTGCATGCAAATTTGTGGCAACAGATTGGGAAAGGCCCACACATAGGTGTGATGGTTAGGTGTTTGCAAACtgttggccatatagtgtatttcTGTCAACCAATCCTCCAGAATTGGTACAAGTGTGCCATTAAGGGGAAAGAAGGTGGAGGGATTCAACTGGACAAAATTCCTACAGGCACTCTTGGATGACAGGATATTTCTCCATTTTTTCACCCAAATGTGTGTGGTTATATTTAGCAGGACATGGAGTGTGTAGATCCACGTGGACGTACACCGCTTGAATTGGCAGTGTGCCTCGGCCATGTGGAGTCCATGCGTGTACTGCTGAGGCACAATGCAGATCCTACACACTGCAGTGCACGAGGATGGACAGGTGAGACACACTCGACTCGCTAACAAGGTGGCGAGTGGACACTAAGATTTGGAATGATTTAGGAAGGACAAGGTTGATTAAGGAGAATGTCTTGCTTCATGCTAAGAATAGGGGCAGATCTAGTGTTGCAAAGCTTATTTCAAGAATGACAGCTCTGCCATTAATGTGGACATTATTGGTTTTGGACTATCTTTAAAGCCATCAGGCTGCATCACACAACCTTGTCATTGATTGTTTTTGTATAACAGCACATAATCTCCCAAAGGATACCATTTGTGGTACGGAAATTGCAAAGTTTGCTTTCATGTCATGTGTAGTGTTACAGGAAGCAGTAAGTACAGGAGACCCGGAGCTGGTGCAGTTGGTCCTCCAGTACAGGGATTTCAGACGAGCTACAGAGAGACTAGCTGGTATTCCTGAGCTTCTCAGCAAACTGAGACAGGTAAAATTCACTCAGATTCTCAGATCGAGGCTCATCACTGGATGCCatcatcattttatttgttgcaTATCGCAGGCTCGGGATTTCTACGTGGAGATGAAGTGGGAGTTTACGAGCTGGGGTAAGTCCTGTACCAGCACTTGACTCTCCACAGCAGTGATGATTACACAGATACATAGCACACACAATGGGCCTCTGTATTTCTCTTGGCCTTGGGTTGTTGATGTTAACCGTTTCAGCACCCCAAGCTCTGGACAGCTCCTCTGACGAAAGATTTTCTTCTGCTTTCTGTCACAGTGCCTTTGGTTTCGAAAGTGTGTCCGAGCGACGTGTACCGTGTGTGGAAGAGTGGCTCATGTTTGCGAGTGGACACCACATTACTGGGTTTTGAGCACATGACGTGGCTTAAGGGCCGCCGCAGCTACATCTTTAAGGGTGGAGGTAAGTTGGTCACAGAAGTTGGTCACAGAAGTTGGTCACAGAAGTTGGTCACAACTGAAGGGCCAGTATTAGTATAGTTGCTTAAACTCATTCATTAGGTCTTAATGCCCGGaagctttattgttttttttttgttttttgtttttttatgaaacatGAAATGaccagaaataataataatgcaatgaCAGCAAACACAGTTACATGTTACACATTTCTGATgccaaaaacatttaaatagagcctatttttatttccatgttccatatacacaaaaaatacTCGCTtgatttacatttctattgAATTTTAATGAGCTGTGTTGTATCAAGTGCAAAATTATGTGCAAGTAGCAAGTTTCTTCAGTTTGACATTTCCACAAGTCTCTTAACTGCTAAgtgtaaacagtaaacaaaaaatgactatttatttgtttgtttgtttgtttgtttgtttatttaatttttttaaaggtaaaaactgaatgtaaaaaatacatatcatggtgtctgtgtttgtgtgtgtgtgagatctagACGGTGGGGCTATGGTGATGGAGGTGGACCATGAGAAGCAGGTTGTGTATACAGAACCGCTGTCTCTGTCTCCACGTGATGCCCCGTCCCTCCTTGCTGCCATGCTGCCATCACAAGAGAACACAGCCCAGAGGCTCACCTCCCCGATCGTCtccacacaccttaacacacgcAACATCGCTTTTGAGAGGTACAGATGTTCCAATAATCCCGTTTTTTATACCCAGTCTACCACATAAATTTACCAAtgataattttttctttttttttcatacgtTTTATCCTCCTACAGCTACATTAAACATTGTGAAACATCCACAAAACACTATAAGAATTGCACTAAACACTATAAGAACGGTCATTCCTTCCACAgaattttttcctctctctcgaAAATGCACAGCTTTCTATAGCATATAATAAAGAGCTCATTCATATTAACCTGTGATATAAATTACACTATTGTCAGAGCtactgttaaaaaataaattaatcaacacctttgGATCAGAATGGTCTTTCAGAATTTTATTTAGTAATGCATTTCTCTTTAAACTAAAGTCTGATGTGAGACTTGTGATGTTTTCAGGAACAAGTCTGGAATTTGGGGCTGGCGCTCAGAAAAAACCGAGGTGGTCAGCGGATATGAGGCAAAGGTGAGActgatttatatgctgctgtTAATTAGACACACAACATGGTTTTTCTTAAATTGCTTTTCCAAATAATCTAGAATGAAGAGATTTCTTTAAGACTAGTTGTCTCAATAATACAGCAGTTTACCTTAATGTTAAAACCTTACGCATGATGCATGATGCTCGAATAAATATTATTCCATATTACAACATATAAATTTACCATTATTTATAAAAGGCTGATAAATTCCttttactattatatatatatatatatatatatatatatatatatatatatatatatatatatatatatatatattgcataaaaacaagttactaaaacaaaaacaaatactagTCATTAGTTCTAGTGCTTttgtccaagtgtgtgtgtgtgtgtgtgtgtgtgtgtgtgtgtgtgtgtgtgtgtgtgtgtgtgtgtgtgtgtgtgtgtgtgttttaatgaagGTGTATAGTGCCAGTAACGTGGAGCTGGTGACACGCTCTCGAACAGAACACCTCTCTGATCAGGACAAGTCCAGATGCaaaggtgtacacacacacacacacacacacacacacacacacatacacatacacatacacacacagagacaaacccccatatacacatacagaataatatatatgcacatacacacaagaagTAAAATATTCACCACCACTTACCACTATATAAATAGCTGAATCTTTCTATGTCTCTTCTCGGTCTCCAGGATCCCGAACTCCTCTTCAGTCTTTCCTTGGAATTGCAGAGCAGCATGTGTCGAACAACGGGGTAAGGAAGATGCTGTTGTGTACATGCTTCATATTCCTCTTTATCCAGTTCATTTTGCTGAAAAAGAAACCATGTATTTACAGAtatggagagtgtgtgttggtcacCTAGAAAACTTGTTTCTCATAAAAGCTTTACAGATATATTtgttaaacagttttttttttatacatcctCTGGGGGAAATCCTACTTTCTTCACTGACGCATTGCTGTGGTTTGGGAGCTCGGGTGTAGAGTGCATTCATCTTAAGGAAAAATGGCACTGCAGAAATCGTTGAGGCTCTGTAGTATGGCTGAAAGTGCATTAGAGATGAGCGTTAGGAATATTAATGTATGAGTTGCTTGCAGTTTTGACCTCTGCAATTAGCTAACATATCATTGcttttagtgtgtagtgtgtggtaaCTCAATCTCCCAATATTCTCTCAGTCTCTATACAGGACAAAAACGTGTATTAGTCGAGAATAATTACGTTAATACCACGAGTGGAAAAGTACGGTTTGTTGCACTACATTAGAAAAGATGACGTTATCCACAACagtatataatgatatataataataggACACCCAAGTATTCAATATAGCATTTGTCATTAGGTTGTTTTGGAATTATCTGTCTTTGCTGGATGTTACTTgatttttgctgtttttctttgcttGTCTATGCAATGACTGGCATGAGGCCCTTATTCACATTGGTGCTCAGTTATCCAAGAGTTTTCATGCATATTCATTTTGCATTTTCATGCTTCACTTATCAAAAACATCTACACTTTTTCCccatatataatttatttacaatggAAGTTGTTTATAGATCTTATGGATTAACTGCACCAAACGCTTGTTTTTTTCCAGAGCCAGGTATCTCAGTGTGCCAGTCCTCATAACCCGACAGACATCACAGCCGAGGAATACTTCGACCCCGAGTTTAATCTGAACGGCAGGGACATCGGCAGACCCATCGAGCTCACCAGCAAGGTTCAGAGGTACTGAAAACCAGCAGGCACTCAGTTTTCTCTACTATCTAACACTCAGTGCATTTTTAGCCtctttatgttctttctttcaggTTTAAGGCCACGTTGTGGTTAAGTGAAGCCCACCCTCTTTCTCTGGCAGAGCAGGTGACACCAATTATTGATCTCATGGCTATTTCTAATGCTCACTTTGCTAAACTGCGAGACTTTATCGCCCTGCGTCTGCCCCCTGGCTTCCCTGTGAAGATAGGTgagagacagtaacacaaaaacTCCTTTCATCTGCTGTGGTGTGATCTACTGACACTAGATTCAGAAATTTGATGATCTTAATGTGAGGAAAAAGTGCAAATGATATGAATAATGCCCAGTAGTAATGCTGAGTTAATGTTTGATATCATGATAAATTACATATGCAGTGATTGGTACATGAATAAACAAGGTTATTCCAGGTTATTCCAGCTTCCTAGACTAAATTTGCTAAATTCTAAATTCAGCTAAATTTGTCTCACTCTTTATGTCACCCAGAGATCCCTCTCTTCCATGTACTGAATGCACGGGTGACCTTCAGTAACCTGTGTGGCTGCGATGAGCCAGTCAGCTCCGTTACTGTGCACTCGCCACAAGGAGCCACTGATGCAGGTACGAACCATTTACGATCATCGTCCGAaccactctacactctatatcAACGTTCACCAATTTTACCAATAGCCACCAAGTCAAAAGCAGTACATTGGGAGATTAAACTCAACCCCTTGGAGGCTGGAGTAAAATATTAACACATGATTTACAGGTTTATAGTTAATAGTGTCTCAAGCAGCCCTGATTCCTGAGCCTAgtagcattattatttttttcaacataaCCCTCAGTATTAACTCTATTTCCACCGTCACATGAGCCATTCTAGGCTTGCTAAATTTAGTCACCTTTCTTGGCCAAATACCATGTGAACCACGAATGAACTAAAAATAATGCAGACCACCGATTAATCAAATAGTCACCAAGAAGTCCTGATTAATGTCTCTGACTCAAGCGAGTGTAATTTCTGTGCCAGATTCTCACCCATTTAAAAACTCAGTATTTTTCTTGCTGAGTAATATCAGTTTTAAACAGCACTTTAACGTTCATAGATTTGATATATTATATGGCTTCCTGGTTGcgttgctgcctcacagctccaaaGCCATcagcgtcttttttttttattagcccATGTTACATTCTGTGTTGAGTTCCCGTGAATGTTCTCCTCATGCACCACAcctgggtttcctctgggttcccTTGTATCCTAAGTAAATTTAAATGGCTTAAATAATCCTAAATAAACCCTAAGAGAAATTAAATGCATATTTATAACTAATACCCCTGGTGTCTCATTTAGTATGTGACTTCTGTACTGCTCCTCGCACACCAAAACTTCTTAGTATTTAGCTTCATCTTTCTTCCCCTTGTTCCAAGTAAAATGTACCAGATTCTAGTTAGGACGAATTTACAAATGCTTTcctgttcattctttttttgCACTCTGTATCGGATGTGAAGTCAAACTGCCCCACCCTAGTGCACTCACACATAGTGTAGAAAGACGGTTAGGATCCAGATGCCCCCatgggcttttttttcttttttttttggtatggtTTGCActgcaaaagtattggcacgCTTGGGTGCGGTTGTTAATTGTTCAACAGTATGTTTACtaaagtattttaaatgtaaataaatgaaatgtttgcagtgcattttattacattgcATTAAATCAAACTCACTGTTTCCCATGCTTACTACTGTAGTCCCATAAAAATGAGATGACCTTGCATTTGGCCAGTATACAGTCTGGATTTGGATCTGTTGCCATGCTGTTCAGTGGAGAAGCGCTATCAGTCCCCACTTTAACTGTTATCATGATTTAagtaaatatttacagtagttATTGAATGTTGTTCACTGTATATTTTGATAAGTCTTGTCTAGttggatgaagaagaagaagcctttattattgtgtatatttttgagACTACGATTGGTTTTTCTATGGTATGACTGTGCATTCAGGTCAGAGCCCTCACCCATTGCACTGTGAGGTGGATCCATCTGTGTTCGAGCCTCCGGCAGATTACACAATGCTCGGCCCGGGACGCAACGAGCCGCTGAGAGATGAGGATGATAACCTGCTGCAGTTTGCTATTCAGCAGAGTTTGCTGGATGCAGGGACAGAAAGTGATCAGGTAACCACTAGTCTCTGTCTCATTGTCCTTTAACCCTTTAGGCTGATTTATCGGTAGCATGTAAACAAAGGTATGTAGATTCATGGTGTGAGTTACACTCCACAACTCAGCTGTAGTACACAAGCCTGAGGGCAATACATCTGAAAGCCTTTTCTTCAAATGTATACCGATGTCATAATAAAAGTGAGTATAATGTGAGcaataataattgaataatgTGGGCAGCAAAGGCTTTTCTTTTGAACCCATGAAGAACCCTTTTTTCTGTTTGCGTCAACacgtcagattttttttctcagacacACTCGTATTCaaccatatatttttttttatatataaccaCATACTTTAAAGTGTTTCTGAAAATATGATGTCGACTATTGATTTACTTTCAGCTGCCACGTCGTCCTCCTTAACCATCAACTTGTTATGATTAAATTATCAAAAACATCTATGTTAACAACACATCACATGCTAACAAAAATCTGCTCTTCTTGCTATTACTCAAAAATTTTTGATGCACTTCTTATTTGATTTGAGTTCAGCTTCAAACTGAATCTGAAATGatgaaaaagcaaacaaaaaaaatccacgtGTATCATCTGATCATCTGTTTGCCCTCAAACCTGGCCAAATTCGTAGCCCCTGCTTTTGAAAAGCATCACTAAAacatgatgctcccaccaccatgcttttgtgtgtggatgATGTTATGTCCATCTCCATCAGATTAGATGGAGGCTGTTTGAGGGCTTTGACTGGGCCGTTCTATTGCTCTGGTGTAGCCTTGGCAGTAGCTTAGAGTCTTTGTCCTTTTGGATGATgaacatgtgttttttttcctcaggtaACAATATGGGAGGCTTTGACTAACACTCGTCCAATGTCTTCTCAGCCTCCGCTTTATGAGGAGGACTCCCAGCtcgagcggtgtgtgtgtgtattgcatCAAAAGCATCTCTAGATTGAATTTGGCTATATTTCATTCTCCAGTGACTTATTCTACTGTCTGTAGGTGTAACAATACCTGTGTTTCTCGGACAGTGCAATCCAGGAGTCCCTGTCTCTTTCATTGGCTGGAGGAGAAAGTGGGGAAGCTCCTGCTCAGTCTCCACCAGGTTCCTCACCTGAGACTGCCCTCAACTCCCCACCTTCCTACAACTCATTGGCTGATCCACGGGTAACCGGGGCATTTGCAGTGGCAACAAGCTTTGATGAGCAGCTGCGTCTGGCAATGGAGCTTTCATGCAGAGAGCAGGAGGAGCTGGACAGGTGAGGAAGGAGTGACTGTAGAAATGACAGGTCAAACTGCTCGAGTGTTTATACTGACCAGTGATTTGTTCTGCAacaggaaaagaagagaagaagaggaggagctGGAAAGGATAATACAGCTGTCACTCACAGAAAAGTGACCACACTATCAGCTtcaaaaaaagctttatttattatttgtgcttttttctgcagtgttaaattattattaaagattcatgcttttttttttttgtttgttttgtttgttttttttgaaatGGGACAGAGGGCTTAATCAAGAGatcagagagtgagagagagggaggagtaCCAGGTTATGAAAAAAAGCAGTCAAATGATTTACATCAATCCACATGGCATGGCAAGACATTGTTAATGATATCCTCTCAATCTCTGTCATCATTCTGAGTGAAAATGTTCaaactttgtttattattatgtgaatATGAAATGTTGATAACTATAgcgatacataaagtgcaaaaaaaattgcataaaaTTAGTTAAATATGTTGGCTAAAAACATGGAAGaataattattaaatgtatCTTAAACACTTTAACAAtcttaaatgatttttattcatgtctgtgtttgtttctcatCCTTATTCTAAAACTATTGAATATAATCAAATACCTTTCCACATTTTATATCATGACATTCTGAATTTTGGGATGTTTACCATATGATTTACACAACAAATGAAAGATCACGTGTGTGTGAAACAACggttaagtaaataaaaaggaatacaTTTGCTGGTTCTACAAGCATTCTGGTGCAACCACTATCATGCTTCACTTTGAGGGTGGTGTTCTCAGATTAATGAGCAGTCGTGTCTCGGCCAACACCTACTGTGTGCCAAGATTGAAATTTAATTTCGGTCTCAACAAACCAGAAAATTCTATTCTACATGTGTGACTTcatcatgcaaactccaaacaggTTCTTAGCCTCAtggcacattttttaaaatctccataattataattaaagaCATCAGCAAGGTTCTGTTtaagccaaaaaaaaatccccccaaaaaaacaatgtGTATGAAATGTTCATACATAATACTGTGGACATGTAATATGACTGTCTAGTGGGTGGTCTGCAGAATGTacactttatcctgatcaggctTGCAGTTAAATCTGGTATCTATCCCTGGACAATGCGCACACGTTCAGGCACTTTTGTTGAATTATGCTCATGACTTTTGTAGATAGTCTCACCTGgatattatagatatatatcttagagctgctgctgtaatctTGTGTTCATCCAAAGACTCTTATTCACAATATGCTCTGATAGCACTGTTTCACCTGGAACATGGTTTTCCTTTTGAATCTTGTTCTTCtctaggtttcttcctcgtgcTATTTCATtcctctggcttgttcattagagatctgaaaaataaatcaacatccATGTTTCTATAAAGCTTCTTTGTGAGAATTCCTCAagtagaattaaataaataatcatactTATTTAAGTTACGGTGTCCTTACCGAGTCCACCTCTAGATGGCGCTGTGCTGTTCTGTCTTTACAGTGTTTTATCTGCTggttctgcctttttttttgtaaggcaCGTTGTTCCCAGCCGTCGCAAAATGGCGTCCCATCGGATACGAAGTGCACTACGTAGGGCACAGTGTCCTTAATGTCACGCGCACTACGTAGGACGTAGGGATAGTGACTAGGGAGCGGTTTCGGATTGATTCAGGGCCTGAACTCTGTAGACTTCCTTTTATTACAGGGTTTGATGGCGGAGAGCGGTAGATAGCGGGGGAAGAGTTGTGTTTCGCCCACTTTGGCCATACTGAACCCGTAGCTTAACCCACTTTAGAGACGGTGAGATATTTGCTGTGACTTTCATTTCTTCCTCTCTACTTTCGTAACGACTGTTAACGATTAAGTGTTTAATtgagtgtaaaaaaaactcCATTTCGGTGCTTATTGGAGAAACGGatatgatgagagagagagagagagagagagagagagagagagctgtttgTATCCacacattagcattagcattagcaagcTTTCAACAGCGCTTTAAAAACTGTTTAGCAAAGCACCAAGCACTCCAGGAAGTCTTTTAGTATTTAATTACGAATACTAAAAGTATAAAACTTAATATTTCTGCTGTGTATCTCGTTATTTCAGGCTCCATTTTGTGAAGTTTATGCGCGTTTGAATAGTTGCTAGCCGCTTTAGCTGTGTTTAGCTCTGCTAGCTAGCCAGCAAGTTGCTAAGAAGTTTGGCGTTAGCCAGCTTGGAAATTTGTGGATATTTTTTTCCGACTCTGTTTCGCCCTTAATGCTTCAAACTGTCACGACAAAACCCTGCCAGGCATCACAGGGTGTAAATTACAGTGTGTAGAAATGGCATAAATTTCATACATCGTCTTTAAAGTGTTGCTGGGGGTTTAATAAAAGAACCCAACGGACGGCGGTGGGAACGTTAGCAGGTTGAACACAGCTAGCGATCCAGCCTATTGAGCTGACTTAGCTTTAGCTGAGCAGACTGTAGCTCTAAAGTTCGTGTTGTTCACTTACACAGACCTGTAATCGGTGTCTACACGTTACTAAGCgttacacacagcacacagatcGAGTTCTACAATTTTTTTGGTTCTGAAaggttgattaattttctataactgcAACTCTGAATGTAGCTCagtgcaaatcacaggtttatatccGTGCGCTCGAACTAAAACCTTGTCGTTTTTATAGTTACACCTCGTTTAAAGGGTTATTTTCACCTGTTGAATAGCGTTTAGTTGTTAAATAAGTTTATCATACGACAGACCGTGCAgttagatgatgatgatgatccgTGATG comes from the Tachysurus fulvidraco isolate hzauxx_2018 chromosome 17, HZAU_PFXX_2.0, whole genome shotgun sequence genome and includes:
- the ankrd13d gene encoding ankyrin repeat domain-containing protein 13D isoform X1, producing the protein MAQEVFPLHYLVWNNRYLELDKELKKKQQDMECVDPRGRTPLELAVCLGHVESMRVLLRHNADPTHCSARGWTVLQEAVSTGDPELVQLVLQYRDFRRATERLAGIPELLSKLRQARDFYVEMKWEFTSWVPLVSKVCPSDVYRVWKSGSCLRVDTTLLGFEHMTWLKGRRSYIFKGGDLDGGAMVMEVDHEKQVVYTEPLSLSPRDAPSLLAAMLPSQENTAQRLTSPIVSTHLNTRNIAFERNKSGIWGWRSEKTEVVSGYEAKVYSASNVELVTRSRTEHLSDQDKSRCKGSRTPLQSFLGIAEQHVSNNGSQVSQCASPHNPTDITAEEYFDPEFNLNGRDIGRPIELTSKVQRFKATLWLSEAHPLSLAEQVTPIIDLMAISNAHFAKLRDFIALRLPPGFPVKIEIPLFHVLNARVTFSNLCGCDEPVSSVTVHSPQGATDAGQSPHPLHCEVDPSVFEPPADYTMLGPGRNEPLRDEDDNLLQFAIQQSLLDAGTESDQVTIWEALTNTRPMSSQPPLYEEDSQLERCVAIQESLSLSLAGGESGEAPAQSPPGSSPETALNSPPSYNSLADPRVTGAFAVATSFDEQLRLAMELSCREQEELDRKRREEEEELERIIQLSLTEK
- the ankrd13d gene encoding ankyrin repeat domain-containing protein 13D isoform X6; this encodes MAQEVFPLHYLVWNNRYLELDKELKKKQQDMECVDPRGRTPLELAVCLGHVESMRVLLRHNADPTHCSARGWTVLQEAVSTGDPELVQLVLQYRDFRRATERLAGIPELLSKLRQARDFYVEMKWEFTSWVPLVSKVCPSDVYRVWKSGSCLRVDTTLLGFEHMTWLKGRRSYIFKGGDGGAMVMEVDHEKQVVYTEPLSLSPRDAPSLLAAMLPSQENTAQRLTSPIVSTHLNTRNIAFERNKSGIWGWRSEKTEVVSGYEAKVYSASNVELVTRSRTEHLSDQDKSRCKGSRTPLQSFLGIAEQHVSNNGSQVSQCASPHNPTDITAEEYFDPEFNLNGRDIGRPIELTSKVQRFKATLWLSEAHPLSLAEQVTPIIDLMAISNAHFAKLRDFIALRLPPGFPVKIEIPLFHVLNARVTFSNLCGCDEPVSSVTVHSPQGATDAGQSPHPLHCEVDPSVFEPPADYTMLGPGRNEPLRDEDDNLLQFAIQQSLLDAGTESDQVTIWEALTNTRPMSSQPPLYEEDSQLERAIQESLSLSLAGGESGEAPAQSPPGSSPETALNSPPSYNSLADPRVTGAFAVATSFDEQLRLAMELSCREQEELDRKRREEEEELERIIQLSLTEK
- the ankrd13d gene encoding ankyrin repeat domain-containing protein 13D isoform X5 encodes the protein MAQEVFPLHYLVWNNRYLELDKELKKKQDMECVDPRGRTPLELAVCLGHVESMRVLLRHNADPTHCSARGWTVLQEAVSTGDPELVQLVLQYRDFRRATERLAGIPELLSKLRQARDFYVEMKWEFTSWVPLVSKVCPSDVYRVWKSGSCLRVDTTLLGFEHMTWLKGRRSYIFKGGDGGAMVMEVDHEKQVVYTEPLSLSPRDAPSLLAAMLPSQENTAQRLTSPIVSTHLNTRNIAFERNKSGIWGWRSEKTEVVSGYEAKVYSASNVELVTRSRTEHLSDQDKSRCKGSRTPLQSFLGIAEQHVSNNGSQVSQCASPHNPTDITAEEYFDPEFNLNGRDIGRPIELTSKVQRFKATLWLSEAHPLSLAEQVTPIIDLMAISNAHFAKLRDFIALRLPPGFPVKIEIPLFHVLNARVTFSNLCGCDEPVSSVTVHSPQGATDAGQSPHPLHCEVDPSVFEPPADYTMLGPGRNEPLRDEDDNLLQFAIQQSLLDAGTESDQVTIWEALTNTRPMSSQPPLYEEDSQLERCVAIQESLSLSLAGGESGEAPAQSPPGSSPETALNSPPSYNSLADPRVTGAFAVATSFDEQLRLAMELSCREQEELDRKRREEEEELERIIQLSLTEK
- the ankrd13d gene encoding ankyrin repeat domain-containing protein 13D isoform X2, whose translation is MAQEVFPLHYLVWNNRYLELDKELKKKQDMECVDPRGRTPLELAVCLGHVESMRVLLRHNADPTHCSARGWTVLQEAVSTGDPELVQLVLQYRDFRRATERLAGIPELLSKLRQARDFYVEMKWEFTSWVPLVSKVCPSDVYRVWKSGSCLRVDTTLLGFEHMTWLKGRRSYIFKGGDLDGGAMVMEVDHEKQVVYTEPLSLSPRDAPSLLAAMLPSQENTAQRLTSPIVSTHLNTRNIAFERNKSGIWGWRSEKTEVVSGYEAKVYSASNVELVTRSRTEHLSDQDKSRCKGSRTPLQSFLGIAEQHVSNNGSQVSQCASPHNPTDITAEEYFDPEFNLNGRDIGRPIELTSKVQRFKATLWLSEAHPLSLAEQVTPIIDLMAISNAHFAKLRDFIALRLPPGFPVKIEIPLFHVLNARVTFSNLCGCDEPVSSVTVHSPQGATDAGQSPHPLHCEVDPSVFEPPADYTMLGPGRNEPLRDEDDNLLQFAIQQSLLDAGTESDQVTIWEALTNTRPMSSQPPLYEEDSQLERCVAIQESLSLSLAGGESGEAPAQSPPGSSPETALNSPPSYNSLADPRVTGAFAVATSFDEQLRLAMELSCREQEELDRKRREEEEELERIIQLSLTEK
- the ankrd13d gene encoding ankyrin repeat domain-containing protein 13D isoform X8 — encoded protein: MAQEVFPLHYLVWNNRYLELDKELKKKQQDMECVDPRGRTPLELAVCLGHVESMRVLLRHNADPTHCSARGWTVLQEAVSTGDPELVQLVLQYRDFRRATERLAGIPELLSKLRQARDFYVEMKWEFTSWVPLVSKVCPSDVYRVWKSGSCLRVDTTLLGFEHMTWLKGRRSYIFKGGDLDGGAMVMEVDHEKQVVYTEPLSLSPRDAPSLLAAMLPSQENTAQRLTSPIVSTHLNTRNIAFERNKSGIWGWRSEKTEVVSGYEAKVYSASNVELVTRSRTEHLSDQDKSRCKGSRTPLQSFLGIAEQHVSNNGSQVSQCASPHNPTDITAEEYFDPEFNLNGRDIGRPIELTSKVQRFKATLWLSEAHPLSLAEQVTPIIDLMAISNAHFAKLRDFIALRLPPGFPVKIEIPLFHVLNARVTFSNLCGCDEPVSSVTVHSPQGATDAGQSPHPLHCEVDPSVFEPPADYTMLGPGRNEPLRDEDDNLLQFAIQQSLLDAGTESDQVTIWEALTNTRPMSSQPPLYEEDSQLERCNNTCVSRTVQSRSPCLFHWLEEKVGKLLLSLHQVPHLRLPSTPHLPTTHWLIHG